The DNA segment CTTAGTTACACACTGTAAACTAACAAAACAAGTTCCATGTCAAGGGCAAATAAGCCTACTATTAAGAGACTGAAGTTCATGGCTTGCTTCTGTACTATGTTGGTACATCCTCAGTACATAAAGGAAAAGGGGTTAATTGTAGTACTTTCACTGTTTACAAATACTAGCATTAAAACATAACTTTTGTGGACCAGTCATGAGTGACAAATACCTGAACAGGTGTGCACATCACAGTGGGCAGCACTGTTACCTGCTCACTACATGTCATGTCACAAGCAGACAAAATGCAGCAATGCAACTGCACAAATCCAACTTGAGAACTTTTCCCCTCACTCAAACTAGCAAGGACAGCTCAGaataagaaaaccaaacagaattCCAAACTTAAGTACTGACTGGCATCCATGCTGGCTCATACCAGAGCAGTGCATTGTCATATTAACTTCCTTTGAATAATTCCACAAGGTAGCATTTGATTCCATTTTGACATTTGTGATTAACATGCTCTTGTGTCAATATATCCACGGGGAACTGTGGATACTAGAAATTTGCACGAGTTCAATGGAAAACTGGGTGAGTTCCTGGAACTGCAGGATAATAAGCACAGAGCAACAACCTTTTGCTCAGGAAATCTCTGAGCCACCAACTGCAGTCTGAAACTACCAAGGGCAAATGTCATACATGCTAGCCTGTTCCTTTCCTGCAGGCCTTTGACCTGCCTTTGACCACTGTTAAGGACAAGATACTGAGCTGGATGAACCCATGATGATCTCACCTACTGTAGCTACTCCtaaattttttttgtccatAAGAAAGCTCAGCTACAGatctttcttcttaaaacaGATAGCAAATCTTCCCCTACAGAGAGAAGGCAAGATTGACACATGGTTTTAGAGATGACAGGGGAAGAAAAGTAGTGGCAAGGCAGGAGACTAAGTAAAGAAAATGTCTGAGAAACTTGTATTTTCACACGAGTCCTGGAACAATCTGGAAGGCCAAAAGTGACATGAGTTTACAGTCAAAACCTGTTTAATTTTAATCAAACTTAACCCTCACTTCCAACCACACAAAAATTGAAAGTTTTtctttagtattaaaaaaaatgatcaaatcaacaaacaaacccccacacAAAACCATTCTACATTTAcaacaaaaagaattttaaatttgggAATCATAAGCAGTTCTGTAACAAAACCCAAGGTTTTGTATAGACAAGGACCTCTTTATTCATCTCCACCTGCCACTGAACTGCTACTTCTGAAGTTCACTTTAATCAGGCAGACACATGCCGAAAACTTCCCAAAATGCAACGTGAACCTGTTAGAATGACAGCCACTTAAACTAGAACATGGTATGCAGAGGTAGCGAAGATGCAGTCATATCACcttgaattactttttttttttttttttttttttttaaccccacGCTAGTTTTACATGAAACGAGCCCCAAACCACCAAGTTTCTGGAAGTACTTTATTTAAACAACCCCACACACTAAACTGCCTATGTGGAATTTACATATACACTGAACCGTATCTgtactttcagaaaaatgccCAAGTTTCGCCTAATTAGATAACAGCcgttattagaaaaaaaacaggagagcaaagcaaataaacaattCTATGCAAGTCTGGTACTTCGGAAGTCCCGGTGGGGCAGATGCCAACCAACCTGAGGGGGAAACTGCCACCTGCTGGACACCATCCTCAAACTTCTGCCACCGCAGCCCGGCCGCGGGAAGGGCGCTGCAGTACAGGCTGCCTCTGTAGTCCAGGCACCAAATATATTTTTCGGAGACTACCAGGCTCAGGATGCCATAACCAGGGCCAGAGTATCCCATCCAGCTCTCTGCAAACTAAAAACTGTAGAGTCAGAACAGTGTCAGATGTCTACAAACCGCACAAGAAAATGGCTACATATACACAGCAGCTCCCATATTTTGATTAAAGAAGATCTGAACTTAAGGTTCCCAAGTACCTTAATCATGAATAATAAATTTGCCttgtgcaaaataaaactacatCTTTCAGTGTTCTTTAAGATAGTATGTACTGCCAAGTAAGACTGCTAAAACAAAAGTTttagcaaaaaaccccaaacaacccacaacCCCCTCCACAGTGTCACCTACTTCCAAAAAGTGGAAAATCTTCTTGTATTAATTAAAGAACACATACTTAAAGTAAACGGCAGATGCGAAAAGGAATATATAGAAATGTACAGTCTGTCTGTAGTCCAGGAAATCATTTATTGTCCATAAATTAAGTTATGAGCAAAGGGAACAAGATAGCTGGAGTGCAGAGACAGCTAAACATCCAGCTTTGATGCTCTCTGTATGGTACAGGAGCCACGCATTGCAGAATTTTAAAGACTGCTATCTTAAAATTTTGATAGCTTGCATGAGGTGAACCCAAGCACTACATACATGACCTACAACATAAGCATCTGTAAAGCTTATCTAAACATTCCAGAGTGTAAGAATATCATAACCTGAAACTAAAAGACTTCTACACTTTGGCCTGCACCTGTTACTAGATACGACACCATCAACTTATAACCCAACCTTTATCAACAAATACTTGGTTCATCTTAGTACAAGGCTGTTAcaggtttaaaaagaaacaaaacccacaaccaagAAGAATTGTTTCCATCGGGAAGAGTTCTGCTAAAACCCACAGTGATTTTGGCAGTTTTGCAgattttacaattaattttagTACTTCTTTTCTGTACAAGAATTACTATTTCTGGAAATGTTCACACACGAAATAACAATGAAGGAAAGAGGttaacaggaaaaggaaaaatgtccATATTTTAAATAGTACTAACTGCTACCTAGGGCACAGAGAAAGACTAATCCTTATTCTGAGTATTTACAGGTAAAATGATCCTTTAACTAGGGGCCGGCCATTTGAGGTAATCAGCATTAATTACCCATGAAGTCAGATGAAGTTGGGAATAGCATCGTGGAGAATTTGGGCTAGCGGAGGCCCAAACAAGGAGCAGCCTTTAAGCATGACTTGGTTTTACTGTTCAGTCTTCGGATGGCTTTATGACAGCATTTTTGTTGAGCTGGGAATAATATAGCCAGTGCAGCTTCACATTGTAAGCACACCTACCATTCTCAAGTCTGATACATCACATTTTGTAAGAGTTACGACACATATTGCTGTTTGGCTTtatgctttactttttttacttgaatcgactaagaaaaaaacctgctttcctAAAGAAGGATAGAAGTTAcattaatgtttcttttgaaatgctgcaattatgtattttaactAAATTGAAGACATATACCTGATCAGATTTTAACAGCACCATTTCATCTAGGCTTATCTTGGCCACATCCTGGGAACCAAGCCCAGCACCAACTTCAGGCATGCTAGTCTCTGAGGATGAATACGGTAATCCATGTCCATAAATATCCTCTTCATCACTTGAGGCAGATTTCTCAGTCTTACTTTCATGAGTATCTGTTACCCATTCAGCAGTGCTAGTACTAGATTTAGCTTTGATTGCACTTTGAAAATTCCATCCAGAAATGGAACTGTTATCTGAATAAACATCGTTAGAGATGTCAAAGTGGAGCACAGAAGGATCTGCCAGAGCGCTGTGTATTAGAGAGAGTTGCTGTTGGTCTTCCCTACCAGTTTCACCACTTTCCTTTGGTGTCAGCGATTTCTGAACACCAAGTACACTGTCACATTCCAAAAACATTTGGTCTGTAAGGTCTGGCTcttcaaaagatttttcagtGTCCTGCAGCTCCATTTTATCTAAGTTTTCATCTATTTTACACAGTGTAGGGAAATCCTGCTCCTCCTGTTGGCTCAGCTTTCCAAGACAGCATTCATTGCTTGCAGAAACCACACTACCATTATATTCACCATCAACACTGCTCGTCAAGTCTTCTGTAATGATTAGAGGAGAGACAGATGTTGAAGTGTCTATAATAGCTGAAGTACCCATGCCACTATCACTGTTTGGTAGTTTCTGTAAATCAACCGTAtctccattttcttcattaattagTATAGTCGCAGACTCAGGAGACTGTAGGACACTGAAAGTTTCTGAACAGTTATCTTCTTGCAACATTGTATGGGACTCCACACTGAACATGCTTTCCTGATCTGGAGATCCAGTACTCAAATGATCAATGCTGCCACTCATTAGGCTGGAAGTCATGGAAAAGGAGTCTGCATTCAATGAATGTGGACTATCACCAGAAAGCTGACGCTCATAAATTGGTGTACCTTCCAGAGAGCTGTGGGTTTTCCTGGTCCCGCTTTCTgttctcataaaaaaaaaaaagaaaaaaaaagaaaagggggggggatagtatttttttttaatctattaaaTTCCAAATCAAagacaaacattaaaatatttctatcacTGGGGATAGAGTTAAATCTAAAATTcaacatactgatttttttcaacttcAACACTAAAGGATAAGTATAAAGCCAAAAAAGtcttaaagcaaaacatttaaaagttgTAACATTAAtacagtaaataattaaaataataaagtacaCTATTCTAACAAACTAAAAAGCACAGCTAAGAAAGACACTGTCAAATATTCTAAACCAGATGAACAGATATTACACAGTTCCAATACAAAACTGGAAGCAGAGTCCACTGTATGTTGCCATTAACCCATACATTGGAACCTTAAGCATGTTTacacaaagcaaaccaaagttaaaataataaacaaatacatctaAAAAGACTTCAATTTATCATTTTCAAAACCGTCTTTCATCTGAAACACAAACAGCCCCCTACAACCACTCATGTAGCTCAAGAGCATGACAATACAATATAAACGAAGTCTGTCAAACACACTCTCTTATGTGTAATATCAGAAGTGACATGTTCTAATAATGAGTAGTGGCAGAGAAAGTTCTGCTAGACCTAccctgtttcttcttttttttcttttttactttaattgGCTTTACAATCAGTTCTTGATCAAAATCTTCAGAGCTGATTGTGCTGAACCGTTGTGAAGGAAGTTGACCTTCTCTCTGAGCTTCTGAAAGTTGGTCTGCACATATCATAAAGCTAGAGCCACTGTCCACAGAATTTACTGAACTGCTCCTGCTTCTTGATTCACTTACTACAGAGCAGACCCTTTTTCTTGTCTCACTGCTCAAGTCTCCCACTCTATCAAAACTTTTCTCTGATAGCGTTGGAGTTTCCAGATCATCTTTCACTAAAGAATAAGAGTAATTTTTATCATCCATAACTGAGGGGGAAGTAAccatttttttatctgtttccaCTGAAGGGCTAGATGATACAGATGCAACTACTGATAACGGGGTCAGCAATTTAGGACTCGTATCCGTTAAAGGATTCAGCAATTTTGAATTCACATCTGAAACtgaccaaaagaaaaacagaagtataaaTATTAGTGCATCAAATGAGTAGAGGCATAGTACTTGGAGAgtattgaaagaaaagaagctttaTGCAACgcaaaaatattctaaattcACAACATTTCAAATATGTATATCCACATGCACAATGTAAACTTCATGTAAGTAAATCTATATAAAATCATTTTAGTAACATCAATCCCCCAAAGCCTGtatcaaactttttaaacaaaattctgaatttatgTTTAGGTACGAAGAATGGTACAGGTGTTTAGCTAAGACCCAACAGTGCAACACACTGAAGTGCCACCCTGTATCtttaactttttcattaaaacattcagtatgttggggggggtgggggggtggaaatcAAGGAAAATTTACTAGACTAACCACTGTGgtaattagaagaaaatatacTTCAATAAGGCTCCTTTCAAAATATACCTGCATGctaagattaaaataataaaaaaatcctcaaagtTTATGAGTAAAGTACTGCTTCAATGACTAAAGCTACTGCTAATACATGGTGATAAGAAAGTTCTCTAGAATTCAGTGAGACTTCATAGCATATTTACTAGCATTTTGCTAATACAAAGCTAAGATGGAGTACTTTACATGCGTAAGTAGACCTGTGAGCATAATATGCTGTATAATGGTGTTTATAATCTTTAAGATTGAGAAATCAGACAGCACCATCATTAATGAAGTATTATTAACCCCGTCTTGTGAGTTCTAGTAACACAGATGCTGAAGTCAGATGGcaacaaataagaaaataaactctcaATTTATTTTTGGAATTTTAGTGACTattatttgggggttttgccattctttctttttcattgctgGGAAGGATGAGATTTCCCCAGAATGTGGGTGGTGACAGGTGGCACAGAACCAACATATTCTGGCATCTCCAGCTCAGACAATTAAGACTGATCAGTAAAGAGATAACCACGATCAGGAATCCAGATTGCTTCAGCATTGTGGTTTAGAATAAGGTCTCAAATGCACAGATTAGAGATGCCTGGCTAGGATAATGATGATCCACTCTCAAAAAAAAGGGAACTATAATTTCTTAATACCCCCATTCTCACTGCAGCCAAAACACAAGCTCCGATGAGCAGATAAATCAGATCTCTAAATATAATTCGTAGAAACAGGTAAGTAACTCTACAGAATCTGGCATGTTTTTGCAATAACCTGAAggtttttgtgggggttttggtttgtggctTTGGCTTTTTTAGTATTAAAGAAGTACAATAGGCACCATGTTGCATGGGGTACATAAAGTTTGCTACTCTATACAAACCTATTGATGACAGTCCTTCAGGTCTACTTGAAATTCTTATTATGTCTCTATCTCCctttaagagaaaaatctcattgTTGGTACAGGACACAGACACAATATCACCATATCCTTCCAAGCCACCAATCAAAGCCTATAAAGAGTCAACACAGAAAGAAGTAATTGGCATCAGATCAAACACACTGTTTGGACAAGATGGTGCTCTTAACAAAAGCATTCACTGGAATTTAATCAACATACATAGTTACAGAATAAAGATTTTAtcttataaaaaagaaagaaaatagaaaaaaggaacaagaaagcACCCTTTAATTGTGGTGCTGCTAATTTTTGTactaattttaatttacatcTATTAGTTTTCTCTGTCCAAACTAACAGCAACAACTAGAACTTAACATACAATTTGGTGGCAGAAAAGAGTCACAGTACAAATGTTCAAaactatttagaaaaaaagataatagcTTGTATTCACTTTCATACACACTTTTAAGAAGACAAAATAGCTAACAGCTCACTCTATACCAAATAAAATGTAGTACTTGGTTTTTTGCAGACACCAACAGTAgtagaaaggaaagaagcagcagttcCAGGCACGTTTATCAACctaaaaacttcttttttgcattactaatttgaatttttatatgcttttctAACTACCAAAATTATGATGTTAACATCCAGactgaaagttttaaatatatttaatctttATGCATAATATACCAAGCTAGTTTGTGAGCCTATCATTGCAATGACAACTCAAAGAGGGAGAGAATAAAGTCTTCTTTGTTAGgtttaaatacagatttaaacCATAGAAGTGTAATGAATAACCCCAAGACAGTCTCACGGCAtagcacaaacaaaaacaagtaACAAACAAAATATGCACCCACAACATTTATCTACCTGGTTCACAGTGTCTAGTAAGTAGATGCTGTATTCATTCCAGGTCAGGACCCATCCTTCTTGGAAAAAGCACGAAACAAGCCCAAGGTGTTTCTCTGGGGAGCTGTAACTTCCTCTGTCAGGTGGTTCCAAACGAGGATACAGTTCAAAAGTTTTTATTCCTCCAGCAAATACATCTTTCAATATGAATGTGGCCTGAACAGTTCCATGAACATCAGCCTTCCAGAGACGAAGCCCAGGTCTGGCAGCAAATAGCGTCAGGTCACTCTGTTTACATAGGCCAGGTATAAAACATGCCCCAAATTTGCCAGtgctaaaatgaaaaagaagaatttattttaaaagctatatACTCCActtagaaacaatttttaaaactaacagCACAAATTTACAAAtgtaaattatgaaaaataaaagtctttaATCAAAGTATTCGGTCAAATCTCTGAAGTACAAATTTGGTTACAGTAACACAAGAACAGTGCTTCCAAATAACAAGTTTTCCCTCAGCTTTAGATGTCACACACTACACCTATTAGGCAAGTGAAATGACTCCTCCTAATAAGCTCCATAGCCTTAACAGTACACTTTATCCATCCAAGAAAGAACCTACTATGCAGTCAATCTTTCTCccagaattaataaaaaaaccaagaaaaacaccacaaactaATGCTAAGAAACTGATAACCTCTCCTTGCAAGAAGCACAGAATGGACCTCAAATGTTAAAATCTTCATGTCTCATGCATAAAACCACTATTACTAGCACCCAAGAAAACCCCTCGTACATAAGATGGTGGGTGCTTGGTATTCCTCTTATAACTCATATCCCTGAAAGATACCTTACAAACCTTTCAATTTCCTCTACTTCCACATATAGTCAGACATGCTGTTCTAAGACTGGGTGCCCTCTTCCTTCATATCCAAGAGAGATTACACAATAGAAGATGCCAGAAAGTCATACAAGAAGTTCCTAGCCTTTGAGTCAGCTCTAAGTGCTTGCTAcgcattttcccttttaattcaCTTCAGTGAATAAGTGAAATTGGGGTGCTGACTTGCTTTTTGAATCAGATATTACATCACACGTTAGATGGAGCTGATCACAATGCTTGCTCAGAACAAGTCACAGTAAACCAAGAAGGACCACAGAGGAAGTTTGGCGGtgatttcagtttaaaaaaaatgagaaaacatcttaaatatttttttgcataataCTGCCCTGAAAATATGATTGTGACATATTTGCAACCATGTACTTTTTAAGTAGGTAGAATTGTTTCATGTTTGAGCACACATAGCTACTGCAATAACTTTTTATGAGCAGACTGTTGTGTTGTATTAATTTCACTTGCTTAGATCAATCTTTCTGTAATCTACTCTGAAAAGCTACAATTAATAGATGTGCCTGCACCAAGATTTTATGAGGGTTActtttttctgggctgtgtTCCGACTTGCTTCAcagatttctcttctgtgtaaAAAAGTAGAGTCCGTTGTAAAGTAGAGACAAGCAGCACTTTCTGGTTGTAATCCAACTGCACGATTGAAGATGGCTCTTCCAATACAAGGCTGGAGTTGCAAATACCCTTTTAAAGATACATACAATTAACACAAGTCAacctttctaaaaatataaagtaataaCTAACACTGCAAAGAAGTTAATAGGcccaagaaagagaaaacaaataaactaaAGCTTTTGAACTACGGCTGCACAAAGTTCGTTTAATGAATGTGGAGTTCCCTTATGCAGACAAGAGAGGAGTCAGACTGCGTATCAGTGGCACACTATGAAATCTGATTTCTCTTGGACCATTAGCTAACGCATTTCACTTGAAATCAATAGGAACCCTAGGGCAcgttttcttccttctcctccactGCCAGGCCATACAatgctgagaaaatatttacGTTTGGAGATGTTAAACCTTTCTGTCAAATCAAATGAGGGACAATCGTAGGTAAATCAGAATGGCTGTTATTTAAACTTCTCTCCCATACAGAAATTCAAGTTAGTACTTACTTTGCTGACATCCCAGGTCTGTATTAACAAGACCTTAGCAAAATCCCATTTACTGGTAACACTAGTTACCCGTGACTAGTCTGCTAGTCACCCAGCAGAAACCAAACATTACCTTTATTCTACACTCTACACTGAGTTACTGAACAATTCTGAACAAAAGTACTTCTTCAATACAGTGAATCAGCAACATCACATCATTCAAAAGCACCCTTTCCAAACAAAAGACAGACTGGctgaaagctgaaggaaaatatttcagacattTCAGACGGGAACGTGGTAAAATAAGAAGGATCaccactttgtttttaaaatccattatttttttaaaaggtaaggCAGTTGCGAAGGCTATCTCCTTGGGTGTGTGCACAGTTGGCCAAGTGTATGTGTACCAATAAAGCAGGCCAACTAAATACGTGATACTAAACACTTAACTAACtgctaaatatttaaacacacaagcattctttcagaaaattataAATGAGATTTAAGGCCTCTATAATAAATGCTCACCTGGTCTAGGTCTAGGGCAGAGTAGACAATCTTCCCTCTGTCATCTCCCGAGAATAATTTCATTCCATTGGGACTCCAAGCTAAAGCTGTTATACTACTTTTGTGGATACCAGCAACATCAAATCTCCGAAGCTGTGAAACAATACCAAAGCAATACATGAAtgaggagaagagaaaatggaGACACAAAACCTATTCAGTGACTCTGACTGATAAATTGGAGAGATCAAGTACAAAAGTGCAGGTCattctaatttttatttagcacaaaaaaaaaaccccaaaaaaccccacaccaccaaaaaacccacaaaacccaccacctaATAGCTCAGCCATTTATTATAAATgagacattttgaaaaagcatttttgattAAACGTATCTTTTGTAATAAAAAGTATGCCTTAAGATTATTGCTTTTATAAGCTTAATGTATGAAGCCTAAAACACATTCACAGATATTTCATCAGGCAAAATTATCTCACTTTCACTACCCTAAAGAATCATGCTAACACTGTACTAGGATTTGCCATACTAAACCTCATAGGAGTTTAGCCAAATGCAAAGATTTACCTGTTTGTTTCTTCCAGGCAATGAAGACACAAGCTGAAAAACCGCAACCCGACCTGAGGCTGTACCAACAGCGACTAGATCATCGAAACAACTCAACAGCTTTACAAAAGTAATAGATTCACACTTCCCCTGTTGAAACAAACCATACATAAAACTCACAAAGTTAATAAGACACAAACAGCAGCTCAATTCTGAGCAACTCAGCTTCATTAGAAGAGAGAAGAGTAAAAGTTGATATTTAcctcaaaattatattttttcatctgGTTTAAATGTCTGCAGTAGAGATAAAGCATTCCAATGCTGCTCCCCACGGCAATGTAGTCTCCATTGGTATCAAGTGCTGTGAGGTATACCACAACAGAGCGAAAGCCTTTTTGGACCTTTGTAGGAATGGCATTGA comes from the Falco cherrug isolate bFalChe1 chromosome 7, bFalChe1.pri, whole genome shotgun sequence genome and includes:
- the TECPR2 gene encoding tectonin beta-propeller repeat-containing protein 2 isoform X1, with the translated sequence MSVLAMASLASPVIFKEFCPLYYLLNAIPTKVQKGFRSVVVYLTALDTNGDYIAVGSSIGMLYLYCRHLNQMKKYNFEGKCESITFVKLLSCFDDLVAVGTASGRVAVFQLVSSLPGRNKQLRRFDVAGIHKSSITALAWSPNGMKLFSGDDRGKIVYSALDLDQGICNSSLVLEEPSSIVQLDYNQKVLLVSTLQRTLLFYTEEKSVKQVGTQPRKNTGKFGACFIPGLCKQSDLTLFAARPGLRLWKADVHGTVQATFILKDVFAGGIKTFELYPRLEPPDRGSYSSPEKHLGLVSCFFQEGWVLTWNEYSIYLLDTVNQALIGGLEGYGDIVSVSCTNNEIFLLKGDRDIIRISSRPEGLSSIVSDVNSKLLNPLTDTSPKLLTPLSVVASVSSSPSVETDKKMVTSPSVMDDKNYSYSLVKDDLETPTLSEKSFDRVGDLSSETRKRVCSVVSESRSRSSSVNSVDSGSSFMICADQLSEAQREGQLPSQRFSTISSEDFDQELIVKPIKVKKKKKKKQESGTRKTHSSLEGTPIYERQLSGDSPHSLNADSFSMTSSLMSGSIDHLSTGSPDQESMFSVESHTMLQEDNCSETFSVLQSPESATILINEENGDTVDLQKLPNSDSGMGTSAIIDTSTSVSPLIITEDLTSSVDGEYNGSVVSASNECCLGKLSQQEEQDFPTLCKIDENLDKMELQDTEKSFEEPDLTDQMFLECDSVLGVQKSLTPKESGETGREDQQQLSLIHSALADPSVLHFDISNDVYSDNSSISGWNFQSAIKAKSSTSTAEWVTDTHESKTEKSASSDEEDIYGHGLPYSSSETSMPEVGAGLGSQDVAKISLDEMVLLKSDQFAESWMGYSGPGYGILSLVVSEKYIWCLDYRGSLYCSALPAAGLRWQKFEDGVQQVAVSPSGALLWKIEQKTNKAFACGKVTIKGKRHWYEALPQAVFVALSDDTAWIIRTNGDLYLQTGLSVDRPCARAVKVDCPYPLSQVTSRNNVVWALSEQRALLYREGVSSFCPEGEQWKSDIVSEMQALEPVCITLGDQQTLWALDIHGNLWFRTGIVSKKPQGDDNHWWQVSITDYVVFDQYSLFQTIIQATHTVATAAQAPVEKVADKLRMAFWSQQLQCQPSLLGVNGSGVWISSGKNEFHVAKGNLIGTYWNNIVPRGTASATKWIFVLASTASSKEGAVKLISLTCGNQHVWACDTGGGIYFRVGTQPFNPSLMLPAWIMIEPPIQPVGINLVSIHSSPNDQMLWAIDNKWNVHVRVGITDEMPVGTDWEHVPGLQACQLAISTRTVWARCPNGDVARRYGITDKNPAGDYWKKIPGNVSRLTVTPLDELWAISTSGSLLQRLTKTFSHSHSLQKNNDASVLLHPDDFEDEWEVI
- the TECPR2 gene encoding tectonin beta-propeller repeat-containing protein 2 isoform X2 yields the protein MSVLAMASLASPVIFKEFCPLYYLLNAIPTKVQKGFRSVVVYLTALDTNGDYIAVGSSIGMLYLYCRHLNQMKKYNFEGKCESITFVKLLSCFDDLVAVGTASGRVAVFQLVSSLPGRNKQLRRFDVAGIHKSSITALAWSPNGMKLFSGDDRGKIVYSALDLDQGICNSSLVLEEPSSIVQLDYNQKVLLVSTLQRTLLFYTEEKSVKQVGTQPRKNTGKFGACFIPGLCKQSDLTLFAARPGLRLWKADVHGTVQATFILKDVFAGGIKTFELYPRLEPPDRGSYSSPEKHLGLVSCFFQEGWVLTWNEYSIYLLDTVNQALIGGLEGYGDIVSVSCTNNEIFLLKGDRDIIRISSRPEGLSSIVSDVNSKLLNPLTDTSPKLLTPLSVVASVSSSPSVETDKKMVTSPSVMDDKNYSYSLVKDDLETPTLSEKSFDRVGDLSSETRKRVCSVVSESRSRSSSVNSVDSGSSFMICADQLSEAQREGQLPSQRFSTISSEDFDQELIVKPIKVKKKKKKKQESGTRKTHSSLEGTPIYERQLSGDSPHSLNADSFSMTSSLMSGSIDHLSTGSPDQESMFSVESHTMLQEDNCSETFSVLQSPESATILINEENGDTVDLQKLPNSDSGMGTSAIIDTSTSVSPLIITEDLTSSVDGEYNGSVVSASNECCLGKLSQQEEQDFPTLCKIDENLDKMELQDTEKSFEEPDLTDQMFLECDSVLGVQKSLTPKESGETGREDQQQLSLIHSALADPSVLHFDISNDVYSDNSSISGWNFQSAIKAKSSTSTAEWVTDTHESKTEKSASSDEEDIYGHGLPYSSSETSMPEVGAGLGSQDVAKISLDEMVLLKSDQFAESWMGYSGPGYGILSLVVSEKYIWCLDYRGSLYCSALPAAGLRWQKFEDGVQQVAVSPSGALLWKIEQKTNKAFACGKVTIKGKRHWYEALPQAVFVALSDDTAWIIRTNGDLYLQTGLSVDRPCARAVKVDCPYPLSQVTSRNNVVWALSEQRALLYREGVSSFCPEGEQWKSDIVSEMQALEPVCITLGDQQTLWALDIHGNLWFRTGIVSKKPQGDDNHWWQVSITDYVVFDQYSLFQTIIQATHTVATAAQAPVEKVADKLRMAFWSQQLQCQPSLLGVNGSGVWISSGKNEFHVAKGNLIGTYWNNIVPRGTASATKWIFVLASTASSKEGSFLWLCQSNKDLFCVSDQNPQFRPSTVQLPPEAEMVHYSACQDAIWGLDSLGQIFIRTLSSSCPTGMHWTKLDLSQLGAVKLISLTCGNQHVWACDTGGGIYFRVGTQPFNPSLMLPAWIMIEPPIQLYRHIVECSPEPHTEYLMNSVEEAGLANSTKQRVWEGSAQVA
- the TECPR2 gene encoding tectonin beta-propeller repeat-containing protein 2 isoform X3 codes for the protein MSVLAMASLASPVIFKEFCPLYYLLNAIPTKVQKGFRSVVVYLTALDTNGDYIAVGSSIGMLYLYCRHLNQMKKYNFEGKCESITFVKLLSCFDDLVAVGTASGRVAVFQLVSSLPGRNKQLRRFDVAGIHKSSITALAWSPNGMKLFSGDDRGKIVYSALDLDQGICNSSLVLEEPSSIVQLDYNQKVLLVSTLQRTLLFYTEEKSVKQVGTQPRKNTGKFGACFIPGLCKQSDLTLFAARPGLRLWKADVHGTVQATFILKDVFAGGIKTFELYPRLEPPDRGSYSSPEKHLGLVSCFFQEGWVLTWNEYSIYLLDTVNQALIGGLEGYGDIVSVSCTNNEIFLLKGDRDIIRISSRPEGLSSIVSDVNSKLLNPLTDTSPKLLTPLSVVASVSSSPSVETDKKMVTSPSVMDDKNYSYSLVKDDLETPTLSEKSFDRVGDLSSETRKRVCSVVSESRSRSSSVNSVDSGSSFMICADQLSEAQREGQLPSQRFSTISSEDFDQELIVKPIKVKKKKKKKQESGTRKTHSSLEGTPIYERQLSGDSPHSLNADSFSMTSSLMSGSIDHLSTGSPDQESMFSVESHTMLQEDNCSETFSVLQSPESATILINEENGDTVDLQKLPNSDSGMGTSAIIDTSTSVSPLIITEDLTSSVDGEYNGSVVSASNECCLGKLSQQEEQDFPTLCKIDENLDKMELQDTEKSFEEPDLTDQMFLECDSVLGVQKSLTPKESGETGREDQQQLSLIHSALADPSVLHFDISNDVYSDNSSISGWNFQSAIKAKSSTSTAEWVTDTHESKTEKSASSDEEDIYGHGLPYSSSETSMPEVGAGLGSQDVAKISLDEMVLLKSDQFAESWMGYSGPGYGILSLVVSEKYIWCLDYRGSLYCSALPAAGLRWQKFEDGVQQVAVSPSGALLWKIEQKTNKAFACGKVTIKGKRHWYEALPQAVFVALSDDTAWIIRTNGDLYLQTGLSVDRPCARAVKVDCPYPLSQVTSRNNVVWALSEQRALLYREGVSSFCPEGEQWKSDIVSEMQALEPVCITLGDQQTLWALDIHGNLWFRTGIVSKKPQGDDNHWWQVSITDYVVFDQYSLFQTIIQATHTVATAAQAPVEKVADKLRMAFWSQQLQCQPSLLGVNGSGVWISSGKNEFHVAKGNLIGTYWNNIVPRGTASATKWIFVLASTASSKEGSFLWLCQSNKDLFCVSDQNPQFRPSTVQLPPEAEMVHYSACQDAIWGLDSLGQIFIRTLSSSCPTGMHWTKLDLSQLGAVKLISLTCGNQHVWACDTGGGIYFRVGTQPFNPSLMLPAWIMIEPPIQPVGINLVSIHSSPNDQMLWAIDNKWNVHVRVGITDEMPVGTDWEHVPGLQACQLAISTRTVWARCPNGDVARRYGITDKNPAGDYWKKIPGNVSRLTVTPLDELWAISTSGSLLQRLTKTFSHSHSLQKNNDASVLLHPDDFEDEWEVI